CTGTGTACAGTTCAGGTCAGTCATATCTTTTTTAGGTAAAGGTCGCACTAGTGCGTGGCGCCAGAGATCAGGAAAGGTGCTAGACTGAAACGAggtgttaataatatttgttaatatgggtatagtatgaTTGTGACAAGGTAAGAAGTAGCATATCAAGAGACACATCATGCAATCCAACAGCCTgtgattttatttctttaattgctGTTGAAGCCATTTTTTCATCCACGTGTTCAAATTTAAGGGCCGCTGTGCCACGATGAGACTCAAAATAGGTTCGGGTTGCAAGCGTTATTTTGTTAGTACCTGGAATGTTAATAAAATGGTTATTTATGTCTTCGGGATTGTTGAGGTGAGAGGGTAGTACAGTGTAATGTTAGGTTACCAGGTCCTTTATATGTTTCCACATTTCCTTAGGTTTGCGAGCAATAGCGTTTACGTATGTACTGAAGTACGCTTGTTTTTCTCTTTCTAAAGCCATTTCCTCCACCTTTCGAAACCTTGGGAAGATTCAATAAAGCTGTTATGATTACTAGTGTACGGTAGAGATAACTTCGGCATGTCAACAATTTGAATGTAAACTTCgaatatgttaaatattatcgGTCTTTTATGATATaggtaaaaattaattttaatagtgGGTGTAATTTCTGTCTGCTCGGTCTGGTAGTACAGTTTCACCTTTGCTATCCGAAGAATTCTACTATGCTAAATACTTCTATGCTACATCATTTGAAAAATTCACAAACTTGTTCGATAgcataaaatcatttattcaaaattgtctGTTATATTGATGTAACGCTAAATTAGagtaaatgatattatgttaagACTGAAAAATGAAACTAGTAACTAATAACATTCGCTAAcaagaaataaagtatttattcatCACACAcaacatattacataatatcataataaaattaacaaaattaaataacaatgtaATGTCACGAAAACGACACTCACCACTCAGCATATTTGGAATTGGGATTATCTTTTATATATCCTTACCAAGCCGTCCTGTTATTGGAAAGCACGGTTCCAGATGTCACAGGTCTTAAAAGTGTccgtaaaaatattgaattttaattagagtttataataattaacacatCATATTTCTGTACTGCATCTGATCATGGAACATTTTAaggaaaacattaaattttttatcatgaaatgattttatattcttatttgGCTGAATAGCATCCGCCTTTCCTCCCATGTTCTCAATGGCCGATTGGACACTGTTAAAATACTGAGATGCGCATGCACCTAGTATAGCCGATCCAACTAAAACGGATTCTTTTTCATGTGGTTTCAGTATTGGTATTCCAACTGAGTCAGCTTGTATTTGTATGAAGAGTGGATCTTTAGCTAAACCACCACAAATAAGCATAGATTTGAATGGTCTATATCCCGCCTGTACTAAGGCTTCAATTATATGTCTCGTGCCATACTAAAAAAAGGAATACATTAGACTATTAATTTAAAGGTCCAGAACAATAACAGAAATATCACAGAAATTGTGAAGATTTTAAATCAATAggtcaaaaataaatatgatagtTTGAGAAAGTTATTTACAATTAGATACCCAAGATTAGGTCCGGCGTctttcgaagagcggtgatatgacaCATGAAGTTTTTTGATggttaacgcgcaaacttgaaggggttaaattgaacaagaTGCATTTTACCCCATACagcgaccttctcaagaatgaATCTTTACAAGATACAAGTTTCTTACGGGTCGACGATTTGCcgtgataaatattatattagggTTTAACCCTACCTATTTTGGTAAATCCCTCTAAGTATAAGCAGGAGTCAGACGGTCAATAAATATCACGATCCAATATCACGATACCTGCctcaatatatgtatattgaatCAACAAGTCTTACTACATTTTGAATAGTTATTGACTTCAATAATGTCAGTTTCCAgaagatcaaattcaaatatttttattcaaaataggatgtgacatcacaatatattgaaagtcaaaaactatcacccatcattccaaaaataatgcctcagacctgagaagtacgggcacaacaaactcagcggactttttttttcataaaaaaatatggttacaaagtaatatcgtacaattaaacttattatttaatggcCAGGCAATGTGAacattataagattttttcATCACAATTCCGATCATTCTTCCGAGTAGACACGTGtttcctaataatggacgataAAAGTAAGGCCTGTATTGCCATTCATATTGGCCTTATACTAAATTTCGGCAATACTGGAATGTTTTgatgtttcaattttatttaaatgatttacggAAATTTCATCTTAGGCTGTTTGTTTTCTTTCGAACAACCTCTCTCGAGATGTCTGTCTTCTAACTTTTGTAAATAGATACAAGGCGATCGAGtgctttatttcatttatattataagtagtgGGCATTTGTTACATTAGACATCTCCGGTAGAGTTTTAAACAGTTGAATAAAATGTTTGAGAACTATGTTATTACATTGTTCAGACTCTTCTATAGAAGACGGTGAAGCCGCACTCATTCGTCTTCACTAAGATCGATTACGTACTGACGATATTGACAGCACGCACGCTCAcagttactatatatatatatatatatgggcAGATATTAATGGATCACAAATAATCTAGATTTTACACATCAATAAATATTGAAGAGATCTCAAGGATCACGGTAATTATTGACCGTATAGTTTGAAATGgtctaaagaaaaatattgggaCTTTCAGTACaacttaattgtatttgtttattttaaatactcaCAGCTAGAGCTTGTAATGTTGCCAAATATAGTAGTGCTAAATTTTCCTCACTTTTATCAATTTTTAGTCCAACTATCATACCAGTAAGACTGGGATCTGCTATTGGTGAACGATTCCCATGAAAATCAGGCCACACATGAAGATCTTTTGTTAAAAAGTTTACATCACTTAATCTTCTGGACTTAGCCATCCCTTGAAGTAATTTTCGTAAATGCATCCTTAAGCTGTAAAATATGAGGTATGACATTgtattaaaacttaattttacaataatttatttacatacacatAACGTTACTACATTGTAacgtaatatattaatattttgccCGCCTAATAACCAGATACTGATAATAGACTTAGATTTTTAGCCACAACTCCAATTAAAAATTAGGCGCAGTTACTTGCAATAACTTgtgctaaattaaatttttataacatattttatacataGATATCTatatacttacccccttattcataatggtccgctaactttaaacagccgctaaggagtgttttttctcattctgacttaggtcaatagaagaagacagagtgtgaattagcaatgctttaagttagcagactattatgaataagggggttaatatatAAGAAAGAATGTTAGCCCAATTGAAATGAATTTTTGCTTAAATATAAAGGACGGCATGACTACTGCGTCCGAATATTACGTAAGTATGCGCCGGGTAGGGTTCACTGGTGGCAATTATTTTTGTCTTTTGAACAATAGGTCATATTGATATGAAATGTTGGATATATGTGGTAGAATTGGAACACCATTAACTAATATGGTTAACTACGGTTATGGTTAACCTACGCTCGTAAATGCGGTCGAAGATGCGGGTATCAGCTTATTTCTTTAATAAACACTAGATTCGCTGTCAGCGTATGTACCTAAATGAGATAGCGATAGTGTGTAACATGTTGTGTTCATGTTTTCGTTTTGGACGATTTGTACAATGTAATTTAGACAACGTCCCAGATTTTGATAACAAATACAtacatagaacgtcattaactactacatttaataattactaCCTAGCTAGCTGTTATgttattaaatgataaaattaaacattgctttgtttgtttgtcagtatgataatttttaacttCTTATTAATAAGACTTTTTGTAAACATTCATTACAGATGAACCTGCATATTTATATAGTACTAAagatctataaaataaatattttttattcttgacAATTTTAGTTGAAAAGTTTGTaatgttgtaaataaaattcacataatattatacttgatCAACAACGATAGTGTTGTTTCAACTAGATAATAAAATGTCAACATAGGTCATTAAAAGCAGTCTATTAAACTGTAGttataatacctatataatatgttgtgaCAGTATGTCTGTATAGAATGAAACACATGTTTGCATTGGCTTAACATAGATACATAGTATGAATGAATATGTTACACACATTccccattatattttttaccattaatgactaatatttacaaaaagcaCTTACTTGCCAGTTTCAAGTTTCTGTAATAGCTTTGACCCAGCTGGATGACTTGATAGTATGTGATCAAGTAACATTCCAGATGCGCTTTGCCCTGCTTCATTAAGCCACAAATTTGGCACCATAGCACTGAAATATGGACCCCATACACCTTTCACTTCAATGGGTTTGTTATTTACAGCCATATGACAAGTTGATGTACCACATATGAGGCTAAGACGACTTGACATATCCTGCTCAATTTCACCTCCCATAGTACCAATCATACCAAGGCCACCAGCATGGGCATCAATAATTGATGTGGCCACTGGAGTATTTGGCAGCAAACCCAACAAATCAGCAATGTTAGGAAGCAACCCACCACAGAATTCTCCAGGCATTAAAACTTTATTACCAATCTTACAGAAGTTATTTTCTGCTAAATCATCTAATCCTATTTGATTGAGAAAATTCAAGTTCCAACCATGGCTACCACTAGACAAACATTCATAATTCCATTTGCAAACTAATGAGCACATAGAGCGAGACTCATATCCAGTGGCTTTCCATGTGAGAAAATCAGGGAGATCAAAAAAATGTCCATATTTTGTCCACAGTGAAGGCAGGTGTTTCTTTAGCCACATTAACTTTGGAATTTCCATTTCTAAGCTAACTTTTCCACCAACAAATTTCAGTATTTCATGACCAGTTTTGTTTATGAAGTCTGCTTCATCCTGAGCCCGATGATCCAtccacataattatattttgctgATTAATCTTGGACTGGCTAACACTTAAGGggttaccattattatctaGTGCAACTAGAGAGCAAGTTGCATCAAAACCAATACCTTTAACTTCCTTTGGGTTTATACCAATTATTACATCCTGTTAATTCGGAAAACAATACCAATAGTTAGTTATTATTCAATTACATCATGTAGGTAACTCATATCTGACTATTCAGCATACCTTTATGACATTCACACAAGACTCCCAAATATCAGTAGATGATTGTTCATAGAAGTCTGCTTGGGGTCTCCATATCTGAAGATTCCTTGCAGAACTTTTAATAACCTGGCCATAGCAATCCACTAATGCAGCGCGGGCACTAGTGGATCCAACGTCAACTCCAATAAAGTAAATTGATTCAGACATATCTCAAAACAGAATCCAAATaagacaatttatttttaaatttacaatatccAGCAATTAACAAATTTGAAATTATGTATTGTAGTACAAATGATTAACTTATATTATTGTGCATATCAATATAGAATATAGATATACCTACTGATTAGAGTAATATAACATTATGACAAAGATACTGTTAAACATAAACAGTTGATAGTTGATACGCTCTTGACTTGATGACCTTGTATTCATAATTGAGATAATCTAGGAACAGCTTCATGTCCGCTAATctagaattttatataacatatacTACTTTACTTCGACATCTAAGGTTTTTCATTTACTTAtacaattcatttatattttacttaaattatatataatttatgaataaaatcagTTTCTTCTATAACGTTATACATACCTACTTGATACATTCTATTTCCCGCCACTTTTttacttcttatttttttttaacattcttGAATGACATTGTCCATTCAATTggcttttaatgaaaaaataaaaaaaattaaaaggagCAGTCGATTTGTATTTATGTCACATAGAgagaaaaaatattcagttgttATGAGTGCTCTGCAACCTTTACCTAGGTTTCCATTCCTGTCTGCTCAGTTTaaccattttattatatatattagaaacacACAATGAAAAAGGCCATACAGTGATATTTTTCTGGGTACCTGGTCACTCTGACATTTTGGGAAACGTACAATCTGATTAGGTTGCCCACGAGGCTATTTCATGCGGAGAAATGGCAAACCATTACTCATaactatgattattattatgaaaatattccTTTCGGGTATTGTGAATGGGTTGACTTCTGGCAAGCCTATAGGTGGTAGAGCAGAGCATTTGCTAGGATTCTAAACTAATCAGTCAATGCCATGGTTCTCAGACTTAGAATGGAGGAAAAGGAGAATCACGCGAAAGCATTTGGACCACGGTTGCTTTCTTGATCAACTGTCGAAATTTGGAATTGTGAATAGTAATTTTTTCGAACTTGTCGAATGGATGACCTgaaccatatatttttatttggattggtacgaatggaccgattagatggccggccagatccccggaccttacaccattagatttcttcttttggggatacgtgaaagaaatgctatacaaaaaacgatacgagaacgtgggtgAGCTACAAACAgcattgtgccatatcatatcgagtatacaccataaaatgataaaaaaatcaaaaggcagCAGACTcgttaaaagattggcgatttgcgtaagacattagtttttggccattctttcgattggcatcataagagtaggggtgttttttttttacatttaagtcggttcgattccgagacgaggcaagtaatttttagaaaatctttgaatgcagaattactaacttttaaaaataaaataaagtcttctttcagtaaaatagcctatcttcgatatttaaggtactttcccttcatgtcccatagcTTTGGGACACCTTGTATAAGTACATAAAtggttataatttatattgttacgAAAAATAAAACTGGCTAGAATTCTATatacatcaatatttatattacttatataaaaggACTGAAATTGAAGTAGGAAAAggaattttaataaacaaaagcGAGGAAATAAAAGCGGAGCGGTCATGTCGAGGACAGGCAATAGTGGAGGCAAATGCAAGGAGGAAATAGAAAGTGCGATGAAATATAACACTGCATAAAACTCTGGAAATCCCGGTTTTATTTTGGGCAttgtaggaaaacattcattttactttgttcctttcttttaaaatactatgttactgaagagttattagtttttggccattcttttgactggcattataaaagtaggggtgttttttttacatttcagttgtttcgattcccagacgaggcaagtaatttttagaaaatctttgaatgcagaagtactaacttttaaaaataacataatgtcttctttcagtaaaatagcccatcttcgatatttaaggtactttcccttcatgtcccataactttgggacagcctgtatactaaatt
This genomic window from Leptidea sinapis chromosome 34, ilLepSina1.1, whole genome shotgun sequence contains:
- the LOC126974862 gene encoding FGGY carbohydrate kinase domain-containing protein-like; amino-acid sequence: MSESIYFIGVDVGSTSARAALVDCYGQVIKSSARNLQIWRPQADFYEQSSTDIWESCVNVIKDVIIGINPKEVKGIGFDATCSLVALDNNGNPLSVSQSKINQQNIIMWMDHRAQDEADFINKTGHEILKFVGGKVSLEMEIPKLMWLKKHLPSLWTKYGHFFDLPDFLTWKATGYESRSMCSLVCKWNYECLSSGSHGWNLNFLNQIGLDDLAENNFCKIGNKVLMPGEFCGGLLPNIADLLGLLPNTPVATSIIDAHAGGLGMIGTMGGEIEQDMSSRLSLICGTSTCHMAVNNKPIEVKGVWGPYFSAMVPNLWLNEAGQSASGMLLDHILSSHPAGSKLLQKLETGNLRMHLRKLLQGMAKSRRLSDVNFLTKDLHVWPDFHGNRSPIADPSLTGMIVGLKIDKSEENLALLYLATLQALAYGTRHIIEALVQAGYRPFKSMLICGGLAKDPLFIQIQADSVGIPILKPHEKESVLVGSAILGACASQYFNSVQSAIENMGGKADAIQPNKNIKSFHDKKFNVFLKMFHDQMQYRNMMC